In Hoeflea ulvae, one genomic interval encodes:
- a CDS encoding vWA domain-containing protein produces MRRTKQFLHETSGNFGLVFGILAVPVMLASGLAIDYVGLSVEKSGLQNATDAAALAVAREGKITQAQAVEIARQIIAANYNFTTAQVSVVMNDGTANVNASIEKPLVFGGVMGKKSAPVRVTSAATFAYTNYEIALVLDTTGSMEGGKLTSLQNAVIGLVDGMADLGLDKDQIKFSLVPYAGFVNVGPEYGPTINGLGLVVKDGADWLDQDAKAPIPQSDLPSNFSRFALYKQLKIKWPGCVETRIPKGKIQHDVDDTEPNLTDVNSLFTPSFAVDEPDNAWKYPNSYLPDGGTPIKGKNATETDKEKQLSRYGQTGKYVTPKNVIDAILQTLLWKKPKTDYSASSFYSNKHDPKGPGFGCEVEPLVPLTTKFQDIKNTVKKLEANGSTNMLEGVMWGWRVLSSREPFSGGASESDSSVEKIMIFLTDGQNSFGNLNNDLGSGYTSMGYLVDGRLDNLTAATSGQTNSALDKKTLTACTNAKKDGIEIYTIRLEEPDVSTGTLLENCATTKAHYFDAPSRQQLAPIFDTIKKGVVKLRLSS; encoded by the coding sequence ATGCGCAGAACCAAACAGTTTCTTCATGAAACATCCGGGAATTTCGGTCTCGTCTTCGGCATCCTCGCCGTTCCGGTCATGCTGGCCAGCGGTCTTGCCATCGATTATGTCGGCCTCAGCGTCGAGAAAAGCGGCTTGCAGAACGCCACCGATGCGGCAGCCCTGGCCGTTGCCCGCGAAGGCAAGATCACCCAGGCGCAGGCCGTGGAAATCGCACGCCAGATCATCGCCGCCAACTACAATTTCACCACGGCACAGGTGTCGGTGGTGATGAATGACGGCACCGCAAACGTCAATGCAAGCATTGAAAAGCCGCTTGTGTTCGGTGGCGTCATGGGAAAGAAGTCGGCGCCGGTCCGCGTCACCTCCGCAGCGACCTTCGCCTATACCAATTATGAAATCGCGCTGGTGCTCGACACCACCGGCTCGATGGAGGGCGGAAAGCTCACATCCTTGCAGAACGCCGTGATCGGCCTGGTCGACGGCATGGCGGACCTCGGTCTCGACAAGGACCAGATCAAGTTTTCGCTGGTTCCCTACGCAGGCTTTGTCAATGTCGGGCCTGAATACGGGCCGACCATCAACGGCCTCGGCCTGGTCGTCAAGGATGGAGCGGACTGGCTGGATCAGGACGCCAAGGCGCCGATCCCCCAATCCGACCTGCCCTCGAATTTCAGCCGCTTCGCGCTCTACAAGCAGCTGAAGATCAAATGGCCCGGCTGTGTGGAAACGCGGATACCCAAGGGCAAGATTCAGCATGATGTCGACGACACCGAACCGAACCTGACCGACGTCAATTCGCTGTTCACGCCGTCATTTGCGGTCGACGAACCCGACAACGCCTGGAAATATCCCAATTCCTATCTTCCCGACGGCGGCACCCCGATCAAGGGCAAGAACGCCACGGAGACCGACAAGGAAAAGCAGCTCAGCCGTTATGGCCAGACCGGCAAATATGTAACGCCGAAAAACGTCATTGATGCCATTTTGCAGACGCTGCTCTGGAAAAAGCCCAAGACCGACTATTCGGCCTCAAGCTTCTATTCCAACAAGCACGACCCCAAGGGTCCGGGTTTCGGCTGCGAGGTCGAACCGCTGGTGCCGCTGACCACGAAGTTCCAGGACATCAAGAACACGGTCAAGAAACTCGAGGCCAATGGCTCCACCAACATGCTCGAGGGCGTCATGTGGGGCTGGCGCGTGCTTTCGAGCCGCGAACCCTTCTCGGGCGGCGCGAGCGAAAGCGACAGCTCTGTCGAGAAGATCATGATCTTCCTGACCGACGGCCAGAATTCCTTCGGCAATCTCAACAATGATCTGGGCTCAGGCTACACCAGCATGGGCTATCTGGTCGACGGGCGCCTGGACAACCTCACTGCGGCGACCAGCGGCCAGACCAATAGCGCCCTGGACAAGAAAACCCTCACCGCCTGCACCAATGCCAAGAAGGACGGCATCGAGATCTACACGATCCGGCTCGAGGAGCCCGATGTCAGCACAGGGACATTGCTGGAAAACTGCGCCACCACCAAGGCCCATTACTTCGACGCGCCGTCCCGCCAGCAGCTCGCCCCGATCTTCGACACGATCAAGAAGGGCGTGGTCAAGCTCCGGCTCTCGTCGTGA
- a CDS encoding ATP-binding protein produces MQVGIDMGSLTGGQPAKLDIEELLATRLLVQGNSGSGKSHLLRRLLEQSAQWVQQVIIDPEGDFVTLSDKYGHLVVEGERSEAELAGIASRIRRHRVSCVLSLEGLDVEQQMRAAAVFLNAMFDAEHEFWYPVLVVVDEAQLFAPAVGGDVSEDARKMSLGAMTNLMCRGRKRGLAGVIATQRLAKLAKNVAAEASNFLMGRTFLDIDMARAADLLGMDRRQAEMFRDLQRGNFVGLGPALSRRPLPIAIGEVETQARSSSPKLMPMPDAVADVEDLIFTPDPEEFTQQLARRSRPAPRPTTDILAELSRATPLSDAPLSRPGKDNAAPEIDSGEREQRINRVLDEILSDPQSGYRTDAALYQDFMVRLRMGRVSGPPMPLHAFRRRVAIARSGVDAETAESEAWATALSLSAKVSEDLQGVFLMLANAAIKADPCPSDARIARAYGTHSARRARRLLGYFEEQELIIVHADFSGKRIVGIPDLQAETAPGAADAADEDAGSAEAAE; encoded by the coding sequence GTGCAGGTCGGAATTGACATGGGGAGTTTGACGGGCGGACAGCCGGCCAAGCTCGACATTGAGGAATTGCTGGCGACCCGTCTTCTGGTGCAGGGCAATTCCGGGTCCGGCAAGTCGCATCTGCTCAGGCGCCTGCTGGAGCAGTCGGCGCAATGGGTGCAGCAGGTGATCATCGATCCCGAGGGTGACTTCGTCACGCTTTCCGACAAGTACGGCCACCTGGTGGTAGAAGGTGAGCGCAGCGAAGCGGAACTCGCCGGCATCGCCAGCCGCATCAGGCGGCACCGCGTGTCCTGCGTGCTGTCGCTGGAGGGGCTGGATGTCGAGCAGCAGATGCGCGCGGCAGCCGTGTTTTTGAACGCCATGTTCGATGCCGAGCACGAGTTCTGGTATCCGGTGCTGGTGGTGGTCGACGAGGCGCAATTGTTTGCGCCCGCCGTCGGCGGCGACGTCTCCGAAGACGCGCGCAAGATGTCGCTCGGCGCCATGACCAATCTGATGTGCCGCGGCCGCAAGCGCGGACTCGCCGGCGTCATTGCCACGCAGCGGCTGGCGAAACTGGCCAAGAATGTCGCCGCGGAAGCCTCCAATTTTTTGATGGGCCGGACATTTCTCGATATCGACATGGCCCGCGCCGCCGATCTTCTGGGCATGGACCGGCGCCAGGCCGAGATGTTCCGCGATCTGCAACGTGGCAATTTTGTTGGGCTCGGACCGGCGCTGTCGCGGCGGCCGCTGCCGATCGCCATCGGCGAGGTGGAGACCCAGGCGCGTTCATCGAGCCCGAAGCTGATGCCGATGCCCGACGCGGTGGCCGATGTCGAGGACCTGATCTTCACGCCTGATCCGGAGGAGTTCACCCAGCAGCTCGCCCGCCGGTCCCGGCCGGCGCCACGGCCGACCACCGATATCCTGGCCGAACTGTCGCGCGCCACGCCGCTCAGCGATGCGCCGCTGTCGCGCCCCGGCAAGGACAATGCCGCGCCGGAAATCGATTCGGGCGAGCGCGAGCAGCGCATCAACCGGGTTCTGGACGAAATTCTCAGCGATCCGCAATCGGGCTACCGCACCGACGCGGCATTGTACCAGGATTTCATGGTGCGGCTGAGGATGGGCCGGGTGTCGGGACCGCCGATGCCGCTTCATGCCTTCCGCCGCCGCGTCGCCATTGCCCGCTCCGGCGTCGATGCCGAGACGGCCGAGTCCGAGGCCTGGGCGACCGCGCTGTCGCTGTCGGCCAAGGTGTCGGAAGATCTACAGGGCGTGTTCCTGATGCTGGCCAATGCCGCGATCAAGGCCGACCCGTGCCCCTCCGACGCCCGCATCGCGCGCGCCTACGGCACCCATTCCGCCCGCCGCGCCCGGCGTTTGCTGGGCTATTTCGAAGAGCAGGAACTGATCATCGTCCATGCCGATTTTTCCGGCAAACGCATTGTCGGCATTCCCGACCTGCAGGCCGAGACAGCACCTGGGGCCGCGGATGCGGCGGACGAGGATGCCGGGAGCGCCGAGGCGGCAGAGTGA
- a CDS encoding DUF1127 domain-containing protein produces the protein MTFTANPRRSEISLPARQARWPAFPDLLQMVLVTWPERRRQRRHLGELADHHLRDIGLTRSQARQEMKRWFFD, from the coding sequence ATGACTTTCACCGCCAATCCCCGCAGGTCAGAGATCAGCCTGCCGGCGCGCCAGGCAAGATGGCCGGCTTTTCCGGACCTGCTGCAGATGGTGCTGGTCACCTGGCCCGAGCGCCGCCGGCAGAGACGTCATCTGGGCGAGCTTGCAGATCATCATCTGCGCGATATCGGGCTGACCCGCAGCCAGGCGCGGCAGGAGATGAAGCGATGGTTCTTTGATTAG
- a CDS encoding ArsR/SmtB family transcription factor codes for MNNLVSGQSISAVAAMIGDAARANILFALMNGKALTATELGHHAGVSAPTASGHLAKLLDGQLITLERQGRHRYYRLASPAVAEALEGLSNLAASGPKRHRPTGPKDAAMRQARTCYDHMAGRLAVAITDALTARDLIVVEDRSGMITDEGRRFFADFGIDLDDGPKSARPLCRTCLDWSERRMHLGGRLGASLLARSLELHWVRPANSSRSLTITRDGERGFQEQFGITAETLVTQPKA; via the coding sequence ATGAACAATCTTGTTTCGGGACAATCCATCTCCGCAGTGGCCGCCATGATCGGCGATGCGGCGCGCGCCAACATCCTGTTTGCACTGATGAACGGCAAGGCGCTGACGGCCACCGAGCTCGGCCATCATGCCGGCGTCAGCGCCCCCACCGCCAGCGGGCATCTGGCCAAACTGCTCGATGGCCAGCTGATCACGCTCGAGCGACAGGGCCGCCACCGCTATTACCGCTTGGCCTCGCCCGCCGTGGCCGAAGCGCTGGAAGGCCTTTCAAATCTTGCCGCCAGCGGCCCCAAACGCCACCGGCCCACCGGGCCGAAAGATGCCGCAATGCGCCAGGCACGCACCTGCTACGACCACATGGCCGGGCGTCTGGCCGTGGCCATCACCGATGCGCTCACTGCCCGGGATCTGATCGTGGTGGAAGACCGCTCCGGCATGATCACCGATGAAGGCCGGCGGTTCTTTGCCGATTTCGGCATCGATCTCGACGACGGGCCTAAATCTGCGCGGCCGCTTTGCCGCACATGCCTCGACTGGAGTGAACGGCGCATGCATCTGGGTGGCCGGCTCGGTGCATCGCTGCTTGCTCGCTCGCTCGAGCTGCACTGGGTCCGCCCGGCCAATTCCAGCCGCTCTCTGACCATCACCCGCGATGGCGAACGCGGCTTTCAGGAGCAGTTCGGGATCACGGCCGAAACGCTGGTGACTCAGCCCAAGGCATAA
- a CDS encoding N-acetyltransferase family protein — translation MSIRPARPGDVAELVELLNRIIELGGTTAIEEPLTEADFALWFLSGPDCVACHVAVMPDVRIAGFQALAKPGHLPDGWVDVATFTRRPRVPGVGSALFPVTRDHARSAGFTTINATIRADNTGGLAYYGKLGFVDYSVAQGVPLRDGTPVDRISRRYALG, via the coding sequence CTGAGCATCCGTCCGGCCCGGCCCGGCGATGTTGCTGAACTGGTGGAGCTGCTCAACCGGATCATTGAGCTTGGCGGCACGACGGCGATTGAGGAACCGCTGACGGAAGCCGACTTCGCGCTCTGGTTCCTGTCCGGGCCCGACTGCGTCGCCTGTCATGTCGCGGTGATGCCGGATGTGCGCATCGCCGGTTTCCAGGCGCTGGCGAAACCCGGCCATCTGCCTGACGGCTGGGTCGATGTCGCGACCTTCACCCGTAGGCCAAGGGTTCCTGGCGTCGGATCGGCGCTGTTTCCGGTGACGCGCGATCATGCCCGGTCTGCCGGGTTCACGACGATCAACGCCACCATTCGCGCCGACAATACCGGCGGGTTGGCCTATTATGGCAAGCTCGGGTTTGTCGATTACAGCGTTGCCCAAGGTGTGCCCTTGCGCGATGGCACGCCAGTGGACCGCATCTCAAGGCGTTATGCCTTGGGCTGA
- the murI gene encoding glutamate racemase, with product MSDQPVLVFDSGIGGLSVLREARVIMPGRRFVYVADDAGFPYGAWEEEALRDRIVAIFSGLIERHNPALALIACNTASTIVMPALRAAYPDLPFVGTVPAIKPAAERTRSGLVSVLATPGTVKRQYTRDLIRDYADKVHVRLVGSQHLASLAETYMRKGFVDEAAVKAEIDPCFVEKDGRQTDIVVLACTHFPFLVNRMRKMAPWPVDWIDPAEAIARRALAIVETLPGGDALPDARDSVVFTSNAPDYSAQRLMHGFGLSQDMR from the coding sequence ATGAGCGATCAGCCGGTTTTGGTGTTTGACAGCGGCATTGGCGGGCTGAGCGTGCTGCGCGAGGCGCGGGTGATCATGCCGGGCCGCCGCTTCGTCTATGTCGCCGATGATGCCGGCTTTCCCTATGGCGCCTGGGAAGAAGAGGCGCTTCGGGACCGCATCGTTGCGATTTTTTCCGGGCTGATCGAGCGCCACAATCCTGCGCTGGCGCTGATTGCCTGCAACACCGCCTCGACCATCGTCATGCCGGCCTTGCGCGCCGCCTATCCGGATCTGCCCTTTGTCGGCACGGTGCCGGCGATCAAGCCCGCCGCCGAACGCACCCGCTCGGGTCTTGTCTCTGTGCTGGCGACGCCTGGCACGGTGAAGCGGCAATATACCCGCGACCTGATCCGCGACTATGCCGACAAGGTGCATGTGCGGCTGGTGGGCTCGCAACATCTCGCCAGCCTGGCTGAAACCTATATGCGCAAGGGCTTTGTCGACGAGGCGGCGGTGAAGGCGGAGATTGATCCGTGCTTTGTCGAGAAGGACGGGCGCCAGACCGATATCGTGGTGCTCGCCTGCACGCATTTTCCGTTTCTGGTCAACCGCATGCGCAAGATGGCGCCGTGGCCGGTGGACTGGATCGATCCGGCGGAAGCCATTGCCCGCCGCGCGCTGGCGATTGTCGAGACGCTGCCCGGCGGCGACGCGCTGCCCGATGCCCGCGACAGCGTGGTCTTCACCTCGAACGCGCCCGATTACAGTGCCCAGCGGCTGATGCACGGCTTTGGCCTGAGCCAGGACATGCGATAG
- a CDS encoding RNA methyltransferase — translation MAGTDRNRELITGGPAIILVEPQLGENIGMVARAMANFGLSNLRIVNPRDGWPNDKAVSAAAKADHVISGAVVYETLEAAVADLNFVYATTARPRDGHKPVRGPVAAGEILRGRESAGERTGILFGRERIGLRNWEVGLADEIVTFPVNPAYASLNIAQAVLLMSYEWMKSGLSHPHETAFAKAEVEPAEKADLHGLFAQIEEGLDARGYFRSETKRMKAVDNLRAVLTRPGFSTDEIAVLRGLFASFDKFSRSGQRKAAEAGDEE, via the coding sequence ATGGCCGGAACCGACCGAAATCGCGAGCTGATCACCGGCGGACCGGCGATCATCCTGGTGGAGCCGCAACTGGGCGAGAATATCGGCATGGTGGCGCGCGCCATGGCCAATTTCGGCCTGTCCAATCTGCGCATCGTCAATCCGCGCGACGGCTGGCCCAATGACAAGGCGGTCAGTGCTGCGGCCAAGGCTGATCATGTGATATCGGGCGCTGTGGTCTACGAGACGCTGGAAGCAGCCGTTGCGGACCTCAATTTCGTCTATGCCACCACGGCGCGGCCGCGCGACGGGCACAAGCCGGTGCGCGGCCCGGTGGCAGCCGGCGAAATCTTGCGCGGACGCGAGAGCGCGGGCGAAAGGACCGGTATCCTGTTCGGGCGCGAGCGCATCGGGTTGCGCAACTGGGAAGTGGGGCTTGCCGACGAGATCGTCACTTTCCCGGTCAATCCGGCCTACGCGTCGCTGAATATCGCTCAGGCCGTGCTGCTGATGTCGTACGAATGGATGAAATCGGGGCTGTCGCACCCGCATGAGACGGCTTTCGCCAAGGCCGAGGTGGAGCCGGCGGAAAAAGCCGACCTGCACGGCTTGTTTGCCCAGATCGAGGAGGGGCTCGATGCGCGCGGCTATTTCCGCTCCGAGACCAAGCGGATGAAGGCCGTCGACAATTTGCGCGCGGTGCTGACCCGGCCGGGGTTCTCGACCGACGAAATTGCCGTGCTGCGCGGTCTTTTTGCCTCATTTGACAAGTTTAGTCGCTCCGGCCAGCGCAAGGCCGCTGAGGCGGGGGACGAGGAATGA
- a CDS encoding GNAT family N-acetyltransferase: protein MADTTTPLETARLRLRPFTVADVDAVYAYHRLEEVARYQYWQPRSRDEVAAEVAKWLEHEAAAQAPDVITFAVTLNDSGALIGDMVLLFRDVAARQGEIGFTFNPAHAGQGYATEAAHAVLDFGFGQSGLHRIFGRCDARNTPSWRLMERLGMRREAHFREHAVFKGGWDEEFYYAMLSREWADLRRGAN, encoded by the coding sequence TTGGCTGATACAACAACTCCACTTGAAACCGCGCGATTGCGGCTGCGCCCGTTCACGGTCGCGGATGTCGATGCCGTGTACGCCTATCACCGTCTTGAGGAGGTTGCCCGTTACCAGTACTGGCAGCCGCGTTCGCGTGACGAGGTGGCGGCGGAAGTGGCGAAGTGGCTTGAGCACGAGGCAGCAGCGCAAGCGCCAGACGTCATCACATTTGCGGTCACGCTAAACGACAGTGGGGCGCTGATCGGCGACATGGTGCTTTTGTTCCGGGACGTTGCCGCGCGGCAGGGGGAGATCGGGTTCACCTTCAACCCTGCCCATGCTGGTCAGGGATATGCCACGGAGGCGGCGCATGCCGTGCTGGATTTCGGCTTCGGGCAGTCCGGCCTGCACCGGATTTTCGGACGCTGTGACGCCCGCAACACGCCGTCCTGGCGGCTGATGGAGCGGCTTGGCATGCGCCGGGAAGCGCATTTTCGGGAACATGCGGTGTTCAAGGGCGGGTGGGACGAGGAATTCTATTACGCCATGTTGTCGAGAGAATGGGCGGATCTGCGCCGGGGAGCGAACTAA
- the fabF gene encoding beta-ketoacyl-ACP synthase II gives MNLDPIVVTGMGVVSPLGVGVETSWSRLLAGRSGVVANTRFDVSAYGSTIAGLVPSKDEDAEGFDPRDWIDAKDIKKMDWFIQYGLAAATQALAQAGWKPDTEADRDATATIIGTGVGGSPLMAQTAQTIAEKGPRRLSPFTVPAFLPNLAAGWISIRESFTGPIGAPVTACAASAQAIGDGMRLIQTGEAEVVVCGGAEGSVDPISIGGFAAARALCTAYNDDPARASRPFDQSRAGFVLSEGAAVLVIERLSHAIARGATPLAILSGYGTSADAYHLTAGHPEGIGAQKAMHNALKMAGLTPADIDYINAHSTSTGVGDAAEIAAISHVFAGRGQDLAVSATKSSTGHLLGAAGAIEAVFSILALRDGIMPATINLDQPDEAAARFDLVANTPCEKKLKHVLSNAFGFGGVNASLVVSALE, from the coding sequence ATGAATTTGGATCCGATCGTGGTGACGGGAATGGGTGTCGTCAGCCCGCTGGGTGTGGGCGTGGAAACAAGCTGGTCGCGGCTGCTTGCGGGCAGGAGCGGCGTGGTCGCCAACACCCGCTTCGATGTCAGCGCCTATGGCAGCACCATTGCCGGCCTGGTCCCGTCGAAAGACGAGGATGCGGAGGGGTTTGATCCGCGTGACTGGATCGATGCCAAGGACATCAAGAAGATGGACTGGTTCATCCAGTACGGGCTGGCGGCAGCCACGCAGGCTCTGGCCCAGGCGGGCTGGAAGCCTGATACCGAAGCAGATCGTGATGCGACCGCGACGATCATCGGCACCGGCGTTGGCGGGTCGCCGCTGATGGCACAGACTGCGCAGACCATCGCGGAAAAAGGACCCAGGCGGCTGTCGCCCTTTACCGTGCCTGCGTTTCTGCCCAATCTGGCGGCAGGCTGGATCTCGATCCGGGAGAGTTTTACCGGCCCCATCGGTGCGCCGGTGACGGCGTGCGCGGCCTCGGCGCAGGCGATCGGAGACGGCATGCGGCTGATCCAGACCGGAGAGGCCGAGGTGGTGGTCTGCGGCGGGGCGGAAGGCTCGGTCGATCCGATCTCGATCGGCGGCTTTGCGGCGGCCCGCGCTCTGTGCACGGCCTATAATGACGACCCGGCCAGGGCCTCGCGGCCGTTCGATCAGTCACGCGCCGGCTTCGTGCTGTCGGAAGGGGCTGCCGTGCTGGTGATCGAGCGGCTGAGCCACGCCATCGCGCGCGGCGCCACGCCGCTGGCGATCCTGTCGGGCTACGGCACATCGGCTGACGCCTATCATTTGACGGCGGGACACCCCGAGGGCATCGGCGCGCAAAAGGCGATGCACAACGCGCTGAAGATGGCCGGTCTCACGCCCGCCGACATTGACTACATCAATGCCCACTCGACCTCGACCGGGGTGGGCGATGCGGCAGAGATTGCCGCCATCAGCCATGTCTTTGCGGGCAGGGGGCAGGATCTCGCGGTCTCGGCCACCAAATCCTCCACCGGGCATTTGCTCGGGGCAGCGGGCGCCATCGAGGCAGTGTTTTCCATTCTGGCGCTGCGGGACGGCATCATGCCGGCTACGATCAATCTGGATCAGCCGGATGAGGCTGCTGCGCGGTTTGACCTGGTGGCGAACACACCGTGCGAGAAGAAGCTCAAGCACGTCCTCTCCAATGCCTTCGGCTTTGGCGGGGTCAACGCGTCGCTGGTGGTCAGCGCTCTGGAATAA
- a CDS encoding MarR family winged helix-turn-helix transcriptional regulator: MTYDVSDCLLLNTVMAARAMTRRYDARLQRFGVSVVQFSVLMVLRQERDEPVSHMAERIAMDRTTLIRNLELLMRKGLVSAAPAKRGNGRSFKLTAEGKRLVEELVPHWQAAQAEVRGLLDRPQLEHLLPALRALTAG; encoded by the coding sequence ATGACCTATGATGTCTCCGATTGCCTGCTGCTCAACACGGTGATGGCCGCGCGCGCCATGACCCGGCGCTATGATGCGCGGTTGCAGCGTTTCGGCGTTTCGGTGGTGCAGTTTTCGGTGCTGATGGTGCTCAGGCAGGAGCGTGACGAGCCGGTAAGCCACATGGCCGAGCGGATCGCCATGGATCGCACCACGCTGATTCGCAATCTCGAGCTTCTTATGCGCAAGGGGCTGGTCTCTGCCGCGCCGGCAAAAAGGGGCAATGGCCGCAGCTTCAAGCTGACGGCGGAGGGCAAGCGGCTGGTCGAGGAACTGGTGCCTCACTGGCAGGCGGCGCAGGCAGAGGTGCGCGGCCTGCTGGACAGACCGCAGCTGGAGCATCTGCTCCCGGCGCTAAGGGCGCTGACGGCAGGCTGA
- a CDS encoding DJ-1/PfpI family protein, protein MSGQKILMICGDYCEDYETMVPFQALLAVGHTVHAVCPDKKAGDTIATSIHDFEGDQTYSEKRGHNFALNASFADIRAEDYDALVIPGGRGPEYLRLNARVVAMVRHFFDADKPVAAVCHGAQLLAAARVLEGRTCSAYPACRPDVELAGGVYADIAIDAAVTDGNLVSAPAWPAHPAWIGQFLEVLGTRIEHSVTPQAQVAAQ, encoded by the coding sequence ATGAGCGGACAGAAAATTCTGATGATTTGCGGAGATTACTGCGAGGATTACGAAACCATGGTGCCGTTCCAGGCGCTGCTGGCAGTCGGACACACCGTGCATGCGGTCTGCCCGGACAAGAAGGCCGGCGACACCATCGCCACTTCGATCCATGATTTTGAAGGCGACCAGACCTATTCGGAAAAACGCGGCCACAATTTCGCGCTCAATGCCAGCTTCGCCGATATCCGGGCGGAAGACTATGACGCGCTGGTCATTCCCGGCGGCCGCGGCCCGGAATATCTGCGGCTCAATGCCAGAGTCGTCGCCATGGTCCGCCACTTCTTTGACGCAGACAAGCCGGTCGCAGCAGTCTGCCACGGCGCGCAATTGCTTGCCGCCGCGCGGGTGCTGGAAGGCCGTACCTGCTCGGCCTACCCCGCCTGCCGCCCGGATGTGGAACTGGCCGGCGGAGTCTATGCCGATATTGCCATTGATGCCGCGGTGACCGATGGTAATCTGGTCAGTGCGCCCGCATGGCCTGCTCATCCAGCCTGGATCGGCCAGTTTCTTGAGGTTCTCGGGACGCGGATCGAGCATTCCGTGACGCCGCAGGCGCAGGTCGCGGCACAATAA
- a CDS encoding ribbon-helix-helix domain-containing protein has product MCQLFVGADPALWENETRSLRLEGMATSVRLEAFFWSVLEQIGARDQLTVSHLLQRLYRESLDEGHDLDNFASFLRVCCGRYLALQLSGDVPVDTTIALRDVDASRILARENKQRGPASARHRETALPAQ; this is encoded by the coding sequence ATGTGCCAATTGTTCGTCGGAGCAGATCCGGCCTTGTGGGAGAACGAAACCCGCTCGCTGCGGCTCGAAGGCATGGCCACAAGTGTCAGACTCGAGGCGTTTTTCTGGTCTGTGCTGGAACAGATCGGCGCCCGCGACCAGCTGACCGTCAGCCATTTGCTGCAGCGGCTTTACCGCGAAAGCCTCGATGAAGGCCATGATCTCGACAACTTCGCGTCCTTCCTGCGGGTCTGCTGCGGCCGCTATCTCGCCCTTCAACTGTCCGGCGACGTGCCGGTGGATACGACCATTGCCTTGAGAGATGTCGACGCTTCGCGAATTCTCGCGCGAGAAAACAAGCAGCGCGGCCCGGCATCAGCCCGGCACCGCGAAACCGCCCTGCCCGCCCAATAG